From a single Leopardus geoffroyi isolate Oge1 chromosome E1, O.geoffroyi_Oge1_pat1.0, whole genome shotgun sequence genomic region:
- the KIF2B gene encoding kinesin-like protein KIF2B has product MASQLCLPVAPRLTNLKPLMPQAGDVQVGICVAIQRSDGRIHLAVVTEIKRENAWVTVEWVEKGVKKGKKVDLETIFLLNPAMASAQHPTPSSLLPLSLAPPSAIGDQCTATRWIATIPQKNETPSGDSPALRVPSNPCLMKQKKSPCLQKIEKLQKQREKRRQLQLQIRAQRALNVNTGNPNYEIMHMIEEYRRHLDGSKVSSLEPREDHRICVCVRKRPLNQRETTMKDLDIITIPSDNVVMVHESKQKVDLTRYLENQTFCFDHAFDDTASNELVYQFTAQPLVESIFRKGMATCFAYGQTGSGKTHTMGGAFSGRDQDCSKGIYALVARDVFLLLQTAAYEKLGLKVYGTFFEIYGGKVYDLLNLKKKLQVLEDGNQQVQVVGLQEQEVCCVEDVLNLVELGNSCRTSGQTSVNAHSSRSHAVFQIILKSGGKLHGKFSLVDLAGNERGADTAKANRKRQLEGAEINKSLLALKECIRALGQNKSHTPFRASKLTQVLRDSFIGQNSSTCMIATISPGMASCENTLNTLRYANRVKELTLDLRPHHLCFYPVGPEVPRMLETHVRNSKTSLQRDGVIKIPCIQSEEEEQAKHTETLSTPLGEDTRTSWMESRQPPGNNIQETAGGVNYDVDFCIAQLLSILDQKIGILTEIQKKLKLLQADLQKKTECSGANGKRSDLQSNGKR; this is encoded by the coding sequence ATGGCCAGCCAGTTATGCCTCCCCGTCGCCCCTCGTCTCACAAACTTGAAACCCTTGATGCCGCAGGCGGGAGACGTCCAAGTGGGCATCTGCGTGGCGATCCAGCGCAGCGACGGGCGCATCCACCTCGCTGTGGTCACAGAGATCAAAAGAGAAAACGCTTGGGTCACGGTGGAGTGGGTCGAAAAGGGAGTCAAGAAGGGCAAGAAGGTTGACCTGGAGACCATATTCCTGCTGAATCCGGCCATGGCCTCCGCTCAGCACCCCACGCCGTCCTCACTGCTGCCCTTGTCTCTAGCGCCCCCTTCGGCCATCGGGGACCAGTGCACGGCCACGCGGTGGATTGCGACCATCCCCCAGAAAAACGAAACGCCCTCAGGGGACAGCCCGGCTCTGAGAGTCCCCAGCAATCCCTGCCTGATGAAGCAGAAAAAGTCTCCCTGCCTACAGAAAATCGAGAAGCTACAAAAGCAGCGGGAGAAGCGCAGGCAGCTGCAGCTGCAGATCCGAGCCCAACGCGCCCTCAATGTCAACACCGGAAACCCCAACTACGAGATCATGCACATGATCGAAGAGTACCGCAGGCACCTGGACGGCAGCAAGGTGTCCAGCCTGGAGCCCCGGGAAGACCATCGGATCTGCGTCTGCGTGCGGAAGCGTCCTCTCAACCAGCGAGAGACCACCATGAAGGATCTGGACATCATCACCATCCCCTCGGACAATGTGGTCATGGTGCATGAGTCCAAGCAAAAGGTGGACCTCACTCGCTACCTGGAGAACCAGACCTTCTGCTTCGACCATGCCTTCGATGACACCGCCTCCAACGAGTTAGTGTACCAGTTCACCGCCCAGCCGCTGGTGGAGTCCATCTTCCGCAAGGGCATGGCCACCTGCTTTGCCTATGGGCAGACAGGCAGTGGGAAAACGCACACCATGGGCGGGGCCTTTTCGGGAAGGGACCAGGATTGCTCCAAAGGCATTTATGCCCTGGTGGCGCGGGATGTCTTCCTCCTGCTCCAAACTGCAGCTTATGAGAAGCTGGGACTCAAAGTCTACGGGACATTTTTTGAGATTTATGGGGGCAAGGTGTATGATCTGTTAAACTTGAAGAAGAAGCTGCAAGTCCTTGAGGATGGCAATCAGCAAGTCCAGGTGGTCGGACTTCAGGAGCAGGAGGTATGTTGTGTGGAGGATGTGCTGAACCTCGTGGAGCTAGGGAACAGCTGCCGGACTTCGGGACAGACATCAGTCAATGCCCACTCTTCCAGGAGCCATGCGGTGTTCCAGATCATCCTAAAGTCAGGAGGGAAACTGCATGGCAAGTTTTCCCTCGTTGACTTGGCTGGGAACGAAAGGGGAGCGGATACTGCCAAAGCCAACCGGAAACGGCAGCTGGAAGGGGCGGAGATTAATAAAAGTCTCCTGGCACTCAAAGAATGCATCCGGGCTTTGGGTCAGAACAAGTCCCATACCCCGTTCAGAGCCAGCAAACTCACGCAGGTGCTCCGGGACTCCTTCATAGGCCAGAACTCCTCCACTTGTATGATTGCTACTATCTCTCCAGGGATGGCCTCTTGTGAAAACACCCTCAACACTTTAAGATATGCAAACAGAGTGAAAGAATTAACTCTGGATTTAAGGCCCCACCATCTTTGTTTCTATCCGGTTGGACCTGAGGTGCCAAGGATGTTGGAGACTCACGTTAGAAATTCAAAAACATCCCTTCAAAGGGATGGAGTCATTAAAATACCTTGTATCCAGagtgaggaggaagaacaggCTAAGCACACTGAAACACTGTCCACTCCATTAGGGGAGGATACAAGGACTTCGTGGATGGAATCAAGACAACCGCCAGGGAACAACATCCAGGAGACAGCTGGTGGGGTAAACTATGATGTTGATTTTTGCATTGCCCAGTTATTGTCCATTTTGGATCAGAAAATAGGTATTCTGACTGAGAtccaaaagaaactgaaattattACAAGCTGACCTCCAAAAGAAGACCGAGTGTAGTGGAGCCAATGGCAAGAGGTCAGACCTGCAAAGTAATGGCAAGAGATAA